The DNA region AGGTTTCATGAAAACGTCAGTCCCGCGTCAGAGGGAATACAGACCGATGGGACAGATTCTGTATTCCCACTTCCGTGGTAATTACGGGTGAAAAAAATCCTGCGGGTACGGGTTCCGTGGAAATGACGGGTATTTAGGAGTATTTTCGGGTGAGCTGTCATGAGCCCTTCGACTGTTCGGCACGCTCACAGCTCAGGGTTCACCAGGGTTCATGAAAACGTCATTCCCGCGTAAGCGGGAATCCAGACCGATGGGCCAGATTCTGGATTCCCACTTCCGTGGGAATGACGGGTGTGAAAAATCCTGCGGGTACGGGTTCCGTGGGAATGACGGGTATTTAGGAGTATTTTCGGGTGAAAGAGATGCACGACTCAGGGAAACCAGTCCTCAGGATTGAACTGCCAGGCATCAAGCCGGTCAGAAGCGGCAAGGTGCGCGACATCTTTGACCTTGGCGACAAGCTCCTTCTTGTGGCATCAGACAGGGTTTCTGCATTTGATGTGGTACTCCCAAATGGCATACCAGGCAAGGGAAAAGTTCTCACACAGATTTCACTTTACTGGTTTAAGCAAATGGAAGATATCATATCCAACCATCTGTTAAGTGCGGATGCAGAATATTTTCCTGCTGTCTGTATCCCAGCCAGGGCTGTTCTTGAGGGACGAAGTATGCTGGTAAAGAAGGCCAGGCCACTTCCTGTTGAATGCATTGTACGGGGTTATCTGTCCGGTTCAGGATGGAATGAATACAAAAAACAGGGCACAGTCTGTGGCATCAAACTGCCTGATAATCTGCTTGAGTCATCAAAGCTACCCGAACCACTGTTTACACCTTCGACAAAGGCTGAAGAAGGTCATGATATAAACATTAATTTTGATGAGGTTATAAAAATTGTCGGTAAAGAGATGGCTGAAAAACTCAGGGACACCAGCCTCAGGATATACACCAAAGCGCGGAACATGGCAGAAAAAAAGGGGATAATAATTGCCGATACCAAGTTTGAATTCGGCCTCTGTAATAATGAATTGATTTTAATTGATGAGGTGCTCACTCCTGACTCCTCCCGCTTCTGGTCAGCCAAAAC from Nitrospirota bacterium includes:
- a CDS encoding phosphoribosylaminoimidazolesuccinocarboxamide synthase, which translates into the protein MHDSGKPVLRIELPGIKPVRSGKVRDIFDLGDKLLLVASDRVSAFDVVLPNGIPGKGKVLTQISLYWFKQMEDIISNHLLSADAEYFPAVCIPARAVLEGRSMLVKKARPLPVECIVRGYLSGSGWNEYKKQGTVCGIKLPDNLLESSKLPEPLFTPSTKAEEGHDININFDEVIKIVGKEMAEKLRDTSLRIYTKARNMAEKKGIIIADTKFEFGLCNNELILIDEVLTPDSSRFWSAKTYSAGKSQDSFDKQIIRDYLLTLDWNQQPPGPELPQDIVDKAAARYREIIGILMS